The Chrysiogenia bacterium genome segment AGCTGCTCGGGGGTCGTTTCACGGAAGATCGTGGTGTTCGTCGTCACGTGGAAGCCCATCTGCTTGGCCAGCTTGATGTTCTCGATGGCCAGATCCCACACGCCCTGGCGCTCGACGATCTTGTCGTGGAGCTCGCGCATCCCGTCCATGTGAACGGTGATGGAGAGCTGCTCGCAGGGCTCGTGCTTGGGAAGGAAGCGATCGAGGAACATCGCGTTGGTGCAGAGGTAGATATACTTGCCGCGCTCGATGAGCCCGTCGATCAGGGCGTCGATCTCGCGGTAGATGAGCGGCTCGCCGCCGCAGACCGAAACCACGGGGGCGCGGGTCACCTCGGCGGCTTCGAAGCACTGCTCCAGGCTCATGCGGTCGGTCATCGAGTCTTTGTATTCGATGATGCGGCCACAGCCCTCGCAGGTCAGGTTGCAGGCGTGAAGAGGTTCGAGCATCAGCACGAGGGGGATTCGCTTGTTTCCGCGAAGCTTCTCGCGCATGATGTGGCCGGACATTTTGGCCTGGAGTTTAAGGGGTGTACGCATCGCGTGGTCCGCTTTCTTTGCTTGAAGTCGACCCATCCTAACTGCGCGGTCAGGAACGGGTTTCGGCGCGCTACGCTACCGCTCAATCCTGTGACAAGTCAACCAAAATCGCCCCAAAGGCGCGTTTCTCGGGGGTTTTGGGCAAGAATGGGGGCAGCGTCCGCCCCTTTGATCTGAAGGAAGATTTCGCTCCCGATGCCCCCCACGCCGCCGAGATTGCTGATCCTCTCCGCCCTGGAGGGGGAGGTCCGCCCGCTGATTGCGCGCGGGCGGGTGATCACCCACTGCCACAGGGCTCCGGCCTCCCTGTATGAACTCTACCTGGACGATCGCTTCATCCGTGTGGGCTGGACGGG includes the following:
- the hpnH gene encoding adenosyl-hopene transferase HpnH, which encodes MRTPLKLQAKMSGHIMREKLRGNKRIPLVLMLEPLHACNLTCEGCGRIIEYKDSMTDRMSLEQCFEAAEVTRAPVVSVCGGEPLIYREIDALIDGLIERGKYIYLCTNAMFLDRFLPKHEPCEQLSITVHMDGMRELHDKIVERQGVWDLAIENIKLAKQMGFHVTTNTTIFRETTPEQLEELFTFLTYLGVDGLIASPAFAYEAFADDPYMFGTKDQIHEKFQKLLPVMNNFNMLSTPQYMSFLAGEREYPCSPWGNITRNPKGWKGPCYAITNDHYETYQELLESTDWEYYAQQKDPRCANCKMHSGFEASVVFNMTMTDMISMMRWQLAA